CTTCAAAACTGGACCCCGCTCTTTTTACACCCAAAGAGCATCTGCTGGGTGAGCTTCCGATGGGTGAGATCGACTGGGAGTTGATGGAAATTCTTCAGCGGTACGAGCCTTACGGCGAGGCGAACCAGCGTCCCAGATTCCTGCTGAGCAACGTTGAGGTGGCGGAAGCGAAATCGGTGGGTGCCGAAAAGAAGCATCTAAAGCTTTTTCTCAAAGATGGCGATATCGGCCTTCATGCGATTCAGTTCGGATATGTGAAACCTGTGAAACCGGGAGATCGCATCACCCTTTCGGGGACGCTGCAGATCAATGAATTCAATAATAAAAAATCGATTCAAATGATGGTTTATCAAATTTATTGATGATTTAATAAGATATTTTTTACCTTCATGACACTATAATAGTGCCATTCGCAAAATTGAGAGGAGATGCATAATGGATAAGAAAATTCTTAAACACAGCGAAGAGGTGATTTCGGAGCTGATGAAGAAGGAGGGCATGAGTCGCCGGGACGCCCTGAAACTGATGGGTCTTGGCGCCGGTGCGACGATGCTCGGGCGTGCCCCGGCCATGGCCGCTACGGATGCACAGGCGGCAGGGAGCGACAAGAAGGCGAAAATAGTTATCGTCGGGGGTGGCGCCGGTGGTATTATGGCGGCCGCCCGTTTGCGAAGAGCCGCTTCCAATGCGGAAATCACGGTGATTGCCCCCAACGACATTCACCTCTATCAGCCGGGTCAGGTTTTCATGGCGGCAGGCCTCTATACGGAAGAGGACATCAAAAAACCCAATGCCGATCTGATGCCCGATGGCGTCAAGTGGGTCAAAGACGAGGTCAAGGCATTCGATCCTGACAACAATCTCGTCGAAACGGCACAGAACGGAAAAATCAACTACGATTTCCTGGTCGTGGGAACGGGTCTGCAGTACGATTACGAAAGAATCGAAGGGATGTCTGCTGACCTGGTGGGCCAGAAAGGAATTTCCAGTGTCTATCTGAACAATCCGAAAGCCGGTACGGCCAAAGGGGGCGTCGCTACATGGGAATGGTTCAAGCAACTGCGCGCGGCGGCGGAGAAAGCGAGTCCGGACAATCCCATCACTGCCATCTACACCCAACCCGATACCCCCATCAAGTGCGGCGGTGCACCACAGAAAATTCTCTATCTCAGTGACGACTTCCTTCGCGGCAACGGTCCGGTCGGAGGTGCGGATGTTCATAACAATGTCAAATCCTATTTCTGCAAAAAAGGCACCAAACTCTTCGGTCTCCCGGGATACAACAAGACACTTGTCGAAGAGGTGACTCCGATGTACGGCAACATCACCGACAAGTGGAACCATGTTCTGCGCAAGATCGATGCCGACAAGAAGGTCGCGACATTCGAGCATACGTATCAGATCAAAGGCAAATGGGATCCCGATCTGGAAGAGTATGAGATGACAACGAAAACCGAAATGGTTGAGATGCCGTATGACTTTATCCATGTCGTCCCGCCGATGAAAGCGGTTGACGCTGTTGCCAACTCCCCTCTTGGATGGCAAAAGGGTACTGCGAAAGGATGGCTCGCCTGCGACCGATACACTCTGCAGCACATGAAGTACAAAAATGTCTTTGGTATCGGCGATATTTTGGGGATACCCAAAGGCAAAACCGGAGGATCCGCACGCCATCACGGACCCATACTCCAGGACAACCTCATTGCGGTAATGGAAGGGAAGGAACCGACCGCCAAGTTCGACGGGTATACGGTTTGCCCCCTGAAAACCCAATACGGCAAAATCATGCTTGCCGAGTTCAATTATGATGGACCGGCCCCCTCATTCCCGCTCGATCCTACCGTTCCAAGATGGATATGGTGGGCATTCGACCTTTACATGCTCAAGCCGATGTACTGGCAGCTGATGATGCGCGGCCTCATGTAAGAGGCTTTTTGGCGGACTCCTGCGCGGAGTCCGCATGTTTTTTCTGTTTTCTTCATATTTTTTCTCCTTTTGGACCACTTTTTGCTACCATTTTATAAACCAAGCGGATGCCAACGGGGTATTGAAGATGTCTGTTGTGAAAAAAGAGTTGACTCTATTTGTGGCGATTTTTTTTATTCTTGCCATAGGAATGCATTTCAAGGAGTGGGTCGATCATCCGATCGCGCACATCGAAGCTCTTCCAAAAAGCCCGCTGGGGCCCTTGCACCCCCTTTACATTACGGTATCGGTGTATCTTTTTTTTCTTGTTGGCCGGTTGGCCATACGCGGTATAATGAAACTTTTCAAATAAGGATGCTCTATTGGAATATTATACTTGGATACTGGCGTTTCACGTGATGAGTTTCATGAGCTGGATGGCGATGCTTTTCTATCAACCCAGGCTCTATGTCTACCACCAGGAACATGCTGACAACCGGGGATTTGTGGATGTGGTCAAGATACAAGAGGGAAAACTCTACCACTTTATCGGCGTGCCTGCCATGTGGGCGACCCTGCTTAGCGGAGGCGCGATGATCTGGCTCAATCCGGGGCTTTTCCAAAGCGGTATCTGGCTCTGGGTCAAGCTTGTCGCCGCGGCGCTGCTGGTCGCCTACCACTTCTCACTGGGATGGTTCATGGCACGGCTTCAGAAGGGTGAATGCAGCAAAAGCGGAAAGTTTTTCCGGGCGTACAATGAAGTCCCGACACTTCTGATGATCATCATCGTCATCATGGTGGTTATCAAACCTGTGTAAACAGGGATACGGCATGGAAAAAATCGAAAGGGAGGTGGTTCAAAGAGGTATCGTCAAGGCGCACATACGGTTTGTGAAAAAGAGCGACATTTCGCTCGCCATGCTCTGTTTCGCTTTCGATCCGGCCAAAATGAGTGAGGAGACGCTCGAAAAAGCGGTTATGATAGTGCAGGAAAATACCGATTTCTCTTCGCTTGAGCTGTGTGAAGACGGTACGATGATGACTTTCATGAAGGATATGCATCTGCACCGGTGCGTTCAGGTGGTCAAAAACATCCAGGAGACCCTTCGCCGATCCCATGACGTGGAAATTGCCTACGGCGCGTTGACGATCATCGACAAAGAGGATGATTACGAGAGTCTGATGCACCGGATTCGGCGCTATCTGGAGCAGTCCAAAGTGGGTGAAGAGGGCAGGCTTTGCTACGGGACACGAACCTACGACTTTTGCAGCGAAGGGGGCGAGGAGCAGATTTTCTCCAACTTTTTCGCCGACAACCGAAGGATAACGCTCTACAACTTCTACAACGGCATGCCATTGAGCGAAGAGGTAAAGGTCCTCTCCTACAAAAACGGCATCCTGCGTATCAAAACAACTCTCGCCAGGGCCGCCTTTTTGAAAAACGAGCCCTTCACATTCTTCAAGCACCCTCTGTTGCCCGATACGGTCAAAGCGGATGTGGCCAATGCCGTGCCCAATCGTGCCGAAGTGGTGTTGACAAATCTGCGATTCATCGACAAATCGCCCGTAGACAGAGAAAATATCCGCGTCATGCCCGATGAAACGATTGAAGTTTTCATCGAATGTGCCAATGGGGAGGAGATCGTTGGCAGCATCCACTCTCTGGCGGTCAATTCGCTGGCTATCCGTTTGGATGATAGGGAGATGGCCGACTTCTGCTTCGAAGGGGACGAGAAGCACGTGGTGATCTCCTTCGACCTTCCGGAGAGGGAGAGACGCAAAACCCATTTCCGAATATCCGCGATTCTGCGCTATCGCAAGGCCAATCAGTTGATTTTCTCCATCTATCCCAACCATTTTTTCAAGCAGAAGATCGAAAACTATATCGCGCTACAGCAGACGCGGCTTATCACCATCATGCAGAAGATGGTGCTCAACTTCTATCAGGGCTGATCGATTTCAACAGAAAGGAAACAGGTGTGAAAAAATATATGAGAGGGATGGTGCTGGCATGTGTTCTAGCGGGTGTCACGGCTTTCGCGGCCCAGAAGGAGGCATTGCGTATGGGCGCTTATTTCGGCCAAATCCCGGTAAAGATCGACTTCGACAAAAGAGACGGGTATCCGCTGCACTATGGAACCTGGGCCGGCAACCTCTATCTTTACAAAGAGAAAAAAGAGATTCAGGAGTGGGTCGGAGAGATGAAGACCGAGATGATCAAAGAGGCGCTGCAGGCGTCAAAAACCTATGCGGAGTCCAACGGATACAGGTACTTCGCTGTGGACAATATGCACTTCCAGGTGGTTCACACAAAGGAGCGTATCGAACTCTATTTCGACGGCAATGCCGTGGTGTGGAAGTAGTATCCATCTTTGTTGTTGTACCCAGAATTTCCGGGATTGCCCACGCAGACGGCATAAAAAAAGGCGGACCCGAAGGCCCGCCTTGTATTCCCCTGAATGTAGCAGTCAGCCGATCTGTTTTTACTTGCTGGCAGCGGCTTTCGCGGCTTCCAGAGCCTCTTCGTAATTCGGCTCTTCGGTGATTTCCGGTACGAGCTGCTTGTAGACGATCGTGCCGTCTTTGTCGACGACGAAAATGGCGCGTGCGGTGACACCTGCAAGCGGACCTTCCGCGATGAGCACACCGTAGGCGTTCGCGAAATCTTTGTTTCGGAAGTCGGAGGCGACTGTCAGGTTTTCGATACCTTCGGCAGAGCAGAAGCGACCGGCTGCGAAGGGAAGGTCCATGGAGATGACCGTCGTGTCGACGCCCTCGAGCTGCGCGGCTTTTTCGTTGAATTTGCGGGTTTCAGCCGCGCAGACCGGAGTGTCGAGGGAGGGGACGACGACAAGAAGCTGTACCTTGCCTTGTGCGCCGCCGACTTTCTTGTCCGCAAGACCTTCAGAGTTTACGACAGTCACTTCCGGAGCTTTGTCTCCGACATTGACTTCGTTGCCCGCCAGTTTGACTTCGTTGCCCTTGAGTTTGGTTGTTGCCATGGGTTTATCCTTTTATTGTGGTTTGTTAGCATTGTTTGTTTCGCATATTTTTTGCGACTGAGGAAATTGTACAGGAATAGGATAAAAAAACTCTTAATTAAAAAAGTTTAGTTTTAAGGTTTTTGTAAAGGTTCAGCCGAATTAAAAAATCTTATCGGTTCTTGGAGAAACTTCGATACTCAGTGCGTCACTGAAGCGTTCCAGAAAAAAGGCGTCGATGCCGCATCGGCCGACCATGGCGGCATTGTCCGAGCAGTATTGCAGCTCGGCCAGGTGGAGGGTGGCTCCGAACTCGGCACAGAGATTGGCGAAAGCCTCCCTGACCGCCGTATTGGCGCTTGCGCCGCCGACGATGGCAAAATCCCGGGGATTTGTCTGTTGGAATATCTTTTTGGTTTTATGCAGCAGATGGGTGATGGCCGCTTTTTGGAAGGCTGCGGCGATATCGGCTTTTGTCTGCTCATCGAGAGGTTTGTTTGCCTCGACAAGCAGACGCACGGCGTTCTTGATACCCGAATAGCTGAAGGCGATTTTGGGAGAGTGGAGAAGAG
This genomic interval from Hydrogenimonas urashimensis contains the following:
- a CDS encoding NAD(P)/FAD-dependent oxidoreductase, with the protein product MDKKILKHSEEVISELMKKEGMSRRDALKLMGLGAGATMLGRAPAMAATDAQAAGSDKKAKIVIVGGGAGGIMAAARLRRAASNAEITVIAPNDIHLYQPGQVFMAAGLYTEEDIKKPNADLMPDGVKWVKDEVKAFDPDNNLVETAQNGKINYDFLVVGTGLQYDYERIEGMSADLVGQKGISSVYLNNPKAGTAKGGVATWEWFKQLRAAAEKASPDNPITAIYTQPDTPIKCGGAPQKILYLSDDFLRGNGPVGGADVHNNVKSYFCKKGTKLFGLPGYNKTLVEEVTPMYGNITDKWNHVLRKIDADKKVATFEHTYQIKGKWDPDLEEYEMTTKTEMVEMPYDFIHVVPPMKAVDAVANSPLGWQKGTAKGWLACDRYTLQHMKYKNVFGIGDILGIPKGKTGGSARHHGPILQDNLIAVMEGKEPTAKFDGYTVCPLKTQYGKIMLAEFNYDGPAPSFPLDPTVPRWIWWAFDLYMLKPMYWQLMMRGLM
- the hemJ gene encoding protoporphyrinogen oxidase HemJ, with translation MEYYTWILAFHVMSFMSWMAMLFYQPRLYVYHQEHADNRGFVDVVKIQEGKLYHFIGVPAMWATLLSGGAMIWLNPGLFQSGIWLWVKLVAAALLVAYHFSLGWFMARLQKGECSKSGKFFRAYNEVPTLLMIIIVIMVVIKPV
- the tpx gene encoding thiol peroxidase; the protein is MATTKLKGNEVKLAGNEVNVGDKAPEVTVVNSEGLADKKVGGAQGKVQLLVVVPSLDTPVCAAETRKFNEKAAQLEGVDTTVISMDLPFAAGRFCSAEGIENLTVASDFRNKDFANAYGVLIAEGPLAGVTARAIFVVDKDGTIVYKQLVPEITEEPNYEEALEAAKAAASK